The Nomia melanderi isolate GNS246 chromosome 7, iyNomMela1, whole genome shotgun sequence genome includes a window with the following:
- the zip gene encoding myosin heavy chain 10 isoform X1, which yields MADVDSRVDHSDPELRFLSVDRNNFNDPATQAEWTQKKLVWVPHDTQGFVAAGIKGERGDEVEVEIAETGKRVLVAKDDIQKMNPPKFDKVEDMAELTCLNEASVLHNLKDRYYSGLIYTYSGLFCVVVNPYKRLSIYTEKIMERYKGIKRHEVPPHVFAITDTAYRSMLQDREDQSILCTGESGAGKTENTKKVIQYLAYVAASKPKSNATPSPALIIGSGSVSDKFAVINGELEQQLLQANPILEAFGNAKTVKNDNSSRFGKFIRINFDASGYIAGANIETYLLEKSRAIRQAKDERTFHIFYQLLAGASSEQKKEFILEDPKHYPFLSNGALPVPGVDDSAEFFSTVKSMHIMGMTNEDFSSIFRIVSAVMLFGSMQFRQERNSDQATLPDNTVAQKISHLLGLSVTEMTKAFLKPRIKVGRDFVTKAQTKEQVEFAVEAISKACYERMFRWLVNRINRSLDRTKRQGASFIGILDMAGFEIFELNSFEQLCINYTNEKLQQLFNHTMFILEQEEYQREGIEWKFIDFGLDLQPTIDLIDKPMGIMALLDEECWFPKATDKTFVEKLVGAHSVHPKFMKTDFRGVADFAIIHYAGKVDYSAAKWLMKNMDPLNENVVSLLQNSQDPFVCHIWKDAEIVGMAQQALTDTQFGARTRKGMFRTVSQLYKEQLAKLMVTLRNTNPNFVRCIIPNHEKRAGKIDAPLVLDQLRCNGVLEGIRICRQGFPNRIPFQEFRQRYELLTPNAIPKGFMDGKKACEKMIQALELDPNLYRVGQSKIFFRAGVLAHLEEERDYKITDIIVNFQAFCRGFLARRNYQKRLQQLNAIRIIQRNCAAYLKLRNWQWWRLYTKVKPLLEVTKQEEKLTQKEDELKQVRDKLELQMHSAQEYERKYQQAIEEKTVLAEQLQAEVELCAEAEEMRARLAARKQELEEILHDLEARIEEEEERSAALTQEKKKLQLNISDLEEQLEEEEAARQKLQLEKVQCDAKIKKLEEDLALSDDTNQKLLKEKKILEERANDLSQTLAEEEEKAKHLSKLKAKHEATIADLEERLLKDHQQRQEVDRSKRKIETEVSDLKEQLAERKTQVEELQLQLGKREEELNQVMAKMDEEGAAKAQAQKALRELESQLAELQEDLEAEKGARSKAEKLKRDLNEELEALKNELLDSLDTTAAQQELRSKREQELATLKKNLEEETSMHEATLADMRHKHTQELTALNEQMDALKKTKAVLEKAKGTLEAENADLTSELRSISASRQESDRRRKQAEQQLAEVNAKLAEVERNRQELVERVTKLQQESESIMQQLEAAELKASAALKASATCESQFTELQQQLEEETRQKLALSSKLRALESEKESLHDQLEEEEEAKRALDKQLLGLNVQLAEAKKKAEEEAEAAVALEEARKRCIKDMEAIQRQVEELQAANDKLDKSKKKIQAELEDSIIELEAQRAKVLELEKKQKNFDKFEEFSVLAEEKAVSEQYAEQRDAAEREAREKETRVLSLTRELDEMNEKVEELERIRRGLQSELDELVNNQGTADKNVHELEKAKRALESQLAEQRSQVEELEDELQFTEDAKLRLEVNMQALRAQFERDLQAKEEQAEEKRRGLVKQLRDLEAELEDERKQRAAAIAQRKKMEADYKDIEQQLEMHNKVKEDALKQLKKLQAQIKDSTRETEEARAARDELAASAKETERKVKSLEADLMQLTEDFASSERARRAAENERDELQEELNNNANKGTLMLDEKRRLEARIATLEEELEEEQSNAELFIDRARKAQITIEQLTNDLTTERSTTQKLESHKLLLERQNKELKAKLTELETAQRAKTKATIQQLESKINNLDEQLETEAKERFAQQKINRKLEKKLKELSLQLEDERRNSDQYKEQAEKVNARMKALKRQLDEAEEEISRHKAMKRKAQREMDDMLESQEELTREVANLKNKLRRGGPPISLSSTRLKRGSVQTGGSGDDSTTQDESIDGEETVN from the exons ACATATTCAGGGCTGTTCTGCGTGGTGGTAAATCCATACAAGAGGCTGTCAATTTACACGGAAAAGATAATGGAGAGGTACAAGGGTATAAAAAGACACGAGGTTCCACCTCATGTTTTCGCCATCACAGACACTGCATATCGTTCCATGCTCCAAG ATCGCGAGGACCAGTCGATTTTATGCACCGGTGAGTCTGGCGCGGGCAAAACCGAGAACACGAAGAAAGTGATCCAATACTTGGCGTACGTTGCTGCTTCAAAGCCAAAATCCAATGCG ACACCGAGTCCGGCATTAATCATA GGTTCCGGAAGCGTTTCGGATAAATTTGCGGTAATTAAC GGTGAATTGGAACAGCAACTTCTACAGGCAAACCCTATCCTAGAGGCTTTCGGGAATGCTAAGACGGTGAAAAATGACAACTCCTCTCGATTC GGTAAATTTATCCGAATAAATTTCGATGCTTCCGGGTATATTGCCGGCGCGAACATCGAAACATATCTACTGGAAAAATCGAGAGCGATTCGGCAAGCAAAGGACGAAAGAACTTTCCATATATTTTATCAGCTCCTCGCAGGTGCTTCGTCGGAACAGAAGA AGGAGTTTATTTTAGAGGATCCAAAACACTATCCATTTCTCTCAAATGGGGCATTACCAGTTCCTGGTGTAGACGATTCAGCCGAATTCTTCTCAACAGTGAAGTCTATGCACATCATGGGCATGACAAATGAAGACTTCTCCTCGATATTTCGTATAGTGTCTGCGGTAATGTTATTTGGCTCGATGCAGTTTCGTCAAGAAAGAAACTCTGACCAAGCCACGTTGCCTGACAACACTGTTGCACAAAAGATTTCTCACTTGCTAGGCTTGAGCGTCACAGAAATGACGAAAGCATTTTTAAAACCAAGAATTAAGGTGGGCAGAGATTTTGTAACAAAAGCACAAACGAAGGAACAAGTTGAATTTGCTGTAGAAGCGATCTCAAAAGCTTGTTACGAGAGGATGTTCAGGTGGCTTGTGAATAGAATTAATAGATCTTTAGATCGAACGAAGAGGCAAGGGGCTAGTTTTATTGGTATACTGGATATGGCTGGGTTTGAGATATTTGAGTTGAACAGCTTCGAACAGTTGTGTATCAATTATACAAATGAGAAATTGCAACAGTTATTTAACCATACTATGTTCATTCTGGAGCAAGAAGAATATCAAAGGGAAGGCATCGAATGGAAGTTCATAGACTTTGGGCTGGATCTGCAACCAACTATCGACCTGATTGACAAACCTATGG GTATTATGGCATTGTTAGATGAGGAATGTTGGTTCCCCAAGGCTACAGATAaaacatttgttgaaaaattagTAGGTGCTCATAGTGTGCATCctaaatttatgaaaacagaCTTCAGAGGTGTAGCGGACTTCGCAATTATACATTATGCTGGGAAGGTTGATTATTCCGCTGCTAAATGGTTAATGAAAAACATGGATCCTCTGAATGAAAATGTAGTTAGCCTTCTACAAAATTCACAAGATCCTTTTGTTTGTCATATTTGGAAAGATGCGGAAATTGTTGGAATGGCTCAACAAGCATTAACTGATACACAATTTGGAGCAAGAACAAGGAAAGGAATGTTTAGAACTGTGTCGCAATTATATAAAGAGCAATTGGCGAAGTTAATGGTTACCCTTAGAAATACCAATCCAAATTTCGTTAGATGCATTATACCGAATCATGAAAAGAGGGCTGGAAAAATTGATGCTCCTCTGGTGTTAGATCAGTTAAGGTGTAACGGTGTACTGGAAGGTATTAGAATTTGTCGTCAAGGATTTCCAAATAGGATACCATTCCAAGAGTTCAGACAAAGGTATGAACTTTTGACACCCAACGCCATTCCTAAAGGATTCATGGATGGAAAGAAAGCGTGCgaaaaaatg atcCAAGCACTTGAACTTGATCCCAATCTGTACCGTGTTGGTCAATCAAAAATTTTCTTTCGCGCTGGAGTTTTGGCACATCTTGAAGAAGAACGTGATTACAAGATTACTGATATAATTGTCAATTTCCAAGCGTTTTGTCGAGGTTTCCTTGCTCGTAGAAATTATCAGAAACGTTTGCAACAGTTGAATGCTATCAGAATCATCCAAAGAAATTGTGCGGCGTATTTAAAACTCAGAAATTGGCAGTGGTGGCGTTTGTACACTAAAGTGAAGCCCTTGTTAGAAGTAACCaaacaagaagaaaaattaaCTCAAAAGGAGGATGAGTTGAAGCAAGTGCGGGACAAGTTAGAATTACAGATGCATTCTGCCCAGGAATATGAAAGGAAATATCAACAGGCTATTGAAGAGAAGACAGTGTTAGCAGAACAATTGCAAGCTGAAGTTGAATTATGTGCGGAGGCCGAAGAAATGAGAGCACGACTAGCTGCCAGAAAACAAGAACTGGAAGAGATCCTTCATGATTTAGAAGCGAGAAttgaggaagaagaagaaagaagtgCCGCGTTAactcaagaaaaaaagaaattacaattaaacaTAAGCGATCTCGAGGAACAactagaagaagaagaagctgcAAGACAGAAGTTACAATTAGAAAAAGTACAGTGCGATGCGAAAAttaagaagcttgaagaagaTCTTGCGCTTTCTGATGATACGAATCAAaagttattaaaagaaaagaaaattcttgaaGAAAGGGCAAATGATTTGTCTCAAACACTcgccgaagaagaagaaaaagcgaAACATTTATCGAAATTGAAAGCCAAACATGAAGCGACGATTGCAGATTTGGAGGAGAGATTATTGAAAGATCACCAACAAAGACAGGAAGTCGATAGGtcaaagagaaagatagaaacTGAAGTATCGGATTTGAAGGAGCAACTTGCGGAAAGGAAAACACAG GTAGAAGAACTTCAATTACAACTTGGCAAACGCGAAGAAGAATTAAATCAAGTAATGGCAAAGATGGATGAAGAAGGAGCAGCGAAAGCTCAGGCGCAGAAAGCTCTACGTGAGTTAGAGTCTCAATTAGCTGAGCTACAAGAAGATTTAGAAGCAGAAAAGGGCGCGAGAAGTAAAGCAGAGAAGCTGAAACGTGATCTAAATGAGGAATTGGAAGCTTTGAAAAACGAGTTGTTAGATTCTTTGGACACAACTGCCGCACAACAGGAATTGAGAAGTAAGCGGGAACAAGAACTAGCAACACTGAAAAAGAATTTAGAAGAAGAGACATCGATGCATGAAGCAACATTGGCGGATATGCGTCATAAGCATACCCAAGAACTAACAGCTTTGAACGAGCAGATGGATGCACTGAAGAAGACTAAAGCAGTCTTAGAAAAAGCAAAGGGTACTTTGGAAGCTGAAAATGCTGATCTAACATCAGAGCTTCGTTCTATTAGTGCCAGTAGACAAGAATCGGACAGAAGAAGGAAACAAGCAGAGCAACAGCTTGCTGAAGTGAATGCAAAGCTTGCTGAAGTTGAAAGAAATAGGCAAGAATTAGTGGAAAGAGTTACAAAATTACAGCAGGAATCTGAAAGTATTATGCAACAATTGGAAGCTGCGGAATTGAAAGCTTCAGCTGCCTTAAAAGCTTCAGCTACATGCGAATCCCAGTTTACAGAACTTCAACAGCAATTGGAGGAAGAAACCAGACAAAAATTAGCTCTGAGTTCAAAATTAAGAGCGTTAGAAAGTGAAAAGGAAAGCTTGCATGATCAActggaggaagaagaagaagcgaagAGAGCCTTAGACAAACAG tTACTTGGCTTAAACGTACAACTGGCTGAAGCTAAAAAgaaagcagaagaagaagctgAAGCCGCTGTAGCATTGGAGGAAGCTAGAAAGAGATGTATTAAAGACATGGAAGCAATTCAAAGACAAGTTGAAGAGCTGCAGGCTGCCAATGATAAATTGGACAAatcaaagaagaaaatacaaGCGGAATTGGAAGATAGTATTATCGAGCTTGAAGCGCAACGAGCTAAGGTGCTGGAATTGGAGAAAAAGCAAAAGAATTTCGACaag ttTGAGGAATTTTCT gTGCTAGCCGAAGAAAAAGCAGTATCCGAACAATACGCTGAGCAACGCGATGCTGCGGAACGCGAAGCTCGCGAAAAGGAGACGCGCGTCCTATCTTTGACTCGTGAACTGGACGAGATGAACGAAAAGGTGGAAGAGCTTGAACGCATTCGACGAGGACTTCAGTCGGAACTCGACGAACTCGTGAACAACCAGGGAACAGCGGACAAAAACGTGCACGAACTTGAGAAGGCGAAGCGAGCCCTCGAATCTCAATTGGCCGAGCAACGTTCACAAGTAGAGGAACTCGAAGACGAGTTGCAGTTCACTGAAGACGCGAAGTTGCGATTAGAAGTAAACATGCAGGCGCTGAGAGCACAGTTCGAACGGGATTTGCAAGCTAAAGAGGAACAAGCCGAGGAGAAACGCAGGGGATTGGTTAAGCAGTTGCGTGACCTCGAAGCGGAACTAGAGGATGAACGGAAGCAAAGAGCCGCCGCGATAGCCCAACGCAAGAAGATGGAAGCAGATTATAAAGATATTGAACAGCAACTGGAAATGCATAACAAGGTAAAGGAAGATGCATTGAAACAGTTGAAGAAACTGCAGGCACAAATAAAGGACAGCACCAGAGAAACCGAAGAGGCCAGGGCTGCTAGGGACGAACTGGCAGCGAGTGCCAAAGAAACTGAACGGAAAGTGAAGAGTTTAGAGGCGGATTTGATGCAGTTAACGGAAGATTTCGCCAGCAGTGAACGGGCAAGGAGAGCTGCCGAGAACGAAAGAGATGAATTACAGGAGGAATTAAATAATAACGCCAACAAGGGTACGCTGATGCTGGACGAGAAACGAAGACTCGAAGCTAGAATTGCGACATTGGAGGAGGAATTAGAAGAAGAACAGTCGAACGCTGAATTGTTCATAGACAGAGCCAGAAAAGCGCAGATAACGATCGAACAACTGACAAACGATCTGACCACTGAGAGATCGACTACGCAGAAGTTAGAATCGCACAAATTGTTGTTGGAGAGACAGAATAAGGAACTTAAAGCGAAATTGACTGAATTGGAAACTGCCCAGAGGGCGAAAACTAAAGCTACCATTCAACAGCTGgaatcaaaaattaataatctcGATGAACAATTGGAAACCGAGGCAAAGGAGAGATTCGCGCAGCAGAAGATAAATAGAAAgttggaaaagaaattaaaggaaTTGAGCTTACAGTTAGAAGATGAGAGGAGAAATTCGGACCAATACAAGGAGCAAGCCGAGAAGGTGAATGCTAGGATGAAGGCATTGAAGAGACAGCTCGACGAAGCCGAAGAAGAAATTAGCAGGCATAAAGCGATGAAGAGGAAAGCACAGAGGGAAATGGATGATATGCTAGAATCTCAGGAAGAATTGACCAGAGAGGTGGCAAACCTCAAAAACAAATTAAG ACGTGGTGGTCCTCCAATAAGCCTCAGCTCGACGCGTCTGAAACGCGGTTCCGTTCAGACTGGTGGCTCCGGGGATGATTCAACAACGCAGGATGAAAGCATCGACGGTGAGGAAACCGTCAATTGA